GGAATTACTATTTCATGGTTCTTTTCAAAAATCAGCAAGGAATATATTACTAAGAACTAATATTCTAAGTTTATATATTACATTAAGTTAATATACTTCGGTTTCATTTTTTCGTACCTTTACGCCCCAATTTTAAATAAATGAAACAAATTTTATCTTTTTTGCTGTTAAGTATGGCATTTATCGGCGGTTTTGCACAGGCTCCCGCAGGTTATTATACTCCGGCAGCAGGGCTTACAGGTGCAGCTCTTAAAACAGCTCTTAAGAACATTATCAGCAATGGACATATAGATCATGGCTATGGTGGTTTATGGACAGGTTATGCTACTACTGACCGTGATTATTTTTATGAAAATGACGGAACTATTCTGGATATTTATTCTGAAAATCCAAATGGACCGGATCAGTATAATTTCATCCTGGGAACCAATCAATGTGGATCTAACGGCTATTCTAATGAAGGTGACTGCTACAACAGAGAGCACGTGATTCCTCAGAGTTTATTCAACAGTGCTTCTCCTATGGTAGCTGATATTCACTTTATTCGTGCTACCGATGGAAAAGTAAACGGAATGAGATCCAACTATCCTTTCGGAGTTGTGGGTGCTACTTCTTTCATCTCTAAAAACGGATCAAAATTAGGTACGTCCGTATCAGCAGGATATTCAGGTACTGTATTTGAGCCCATTGATGCTTTTAAAGGTGATATTGCCAGAATGTTCTTTTATTTTGTAACAAGATATGAAGGCCAGCTTTCTAATTTCTCTTCCGGTGATATGCTTGGAAACACAGCTTTCCCTGGACTACAGCCTTGGGCATTGAATCAATATTTAGCATGGAATGCAATGGACCCTGTATCTGCAGAAGAAATTGCAAGAAACAATGCTTCTTATACGTATCAGGGGAACAGAAACCCTTTCATTGACCACCCTGAATATGTTACTCAAATCTGGGGATCTCCGGTAATTGACAACCAGGCACCTACAGCAGCAACCAACATTGTTGCCAACAACCCAACTTCAAATTCTATTGCTGTAAGCTGGACTGCTGCTACAGATAACGTAGGAGTAACTTCTTACCAGGTTTATGCTAACGGAGCTTTAAAAGCTAATGTTTCCGGTACCACAACATCTACTATTGTATCCGGATTAGCTCCACTTACTCAATACACATTCTATGTAATTGCTAAAGATGCGTTCGGAAACTCTTCTCCACAAAGCACAACGGCTACAGAAACTACTCTTGACGTACCTGCCGGAGGTGGAAGCTGTGGAACAGAAGATTTTGAAATGATCACCGGTGCAGCAAATACTTATCTGACAGCAACCTGGACGAACAACGGAATTTCATGGACTGCTACAGACGCAAGAGTTGATCAGACCATCAACAATAAAGCCATTACCATCAGAAATGGTTCTTTAACAAGTTCAACACTATCAAGCGGAATCCAGAATTTAACGTTAACAACACAGCTAAAATTCTCTGGAAGCGCAGGATACTTCAATGTTCTTGTAAATGATGTGAATGTAGGAACTATTCCTTACAGTACTGTTGCTACTACAACTACCATTAATAATATCAATGTAAGTGGAAATGTTGTTATTAAACTGACAAACTCTTCTACTACCAACAGAGTTGCTCTGGATGACCTTAGCTGGGCATGTTTCGGCACATTAGGAACTGCAGAAACCAAAAAAGGTAAATCAGAATTCACTATCTACCCTAACCCGGTAAAAAACAATGAATTATTTATAAAAGGAGAAAATCTGAGCAAAATTTCAAAAGCTGACATCTATGATCTTTCCGGAAAATTGATCGAGACTATTGTTAATCCTTTCAAACATTCAAACAAGATCAACCTTAAAGGTGTGGTAAAGGGGACTTACATCCTGAAAGCAGATAATTTCTCTACTAAATTTATTGTAGATTAATTATTAAAAAATATTTCAAACCAAGGCCGGATTTATCCGGTCTTTTTTTTACTTTTGATATATGGATTCCAATAAAAAATTAGGATTGATAGGAAGAAACATTTCCTATTCTTTTTCTAAAAAATTCTTCGAAAATAAGTTCCAAAAGCTCATGCTGAAGAACTTCTCCTATGATATTTTTGATCTGAACGAAATCAATGAAGTGGAAAACCTTTTTGCTTCTCCGGACCTTTTAGGATTCAATGTTACCATTCCCTACAAAGAAAAAATCATTAATTATCTTGATGAATTAAGTGATGAGGCAGAGAAAATAGGTGCCGTAAACTGTGTTCTTATTCAGGATGGCAAAAAAACAGGCTACAATACGGATGCTTACGGA
Above is a genomic segment from Chryseobacterium viscerum containing:
- a CDS encoding endonuclease, with product MKQILSFLLLSMAFIGGFAQAPAGYYTPAAGLTGAALKTALKNIISNGHIDHGYGGLWTGYATTDRDYFYENDGTILDIYSENPNGPDQYNFILGTNQCGSNGYSNEGDCYNREHVIPQSLFNSASPMVADIHFIRATDGKVNGMRSNYPFGVVGATSFISKNGSKLGTSVSAGYSGTVFEPIDAFKGDIARMFFYFVTRYEGQLSNFSSGDMLGNTAFPGLQPWALNQYLAWNAMDPVSAEEIARNNASYTYQGNRNPFIDHPEYVTQIWGSPVIDNQAPTAATNIVANNPTSNSIAVSWTAATDNVGVTSYQVYANGALKANVSGTTTSTIVSGLAPLTQYTFYVIAKDAFGNSSPQSTTATETTLDVPAGGGSCGTEDFEMITGAANTYLTATWTNNGISWTATDARVDQTINNKAITIRNGSLTSSTLSSGIQNLTLTTQLKFSGSAGYFNVLVNDVNVGTIPYSTVATTTTINNINVSGNVVIKLTNSSTTNRVALDDLSWACFGTLGTAETKKGKSEFTIYPNPVKNNELFIKGENLSKISKADIYDLSGKLIETIVNPFKHSNKINLKGVVKGTYILKADNFSTKFIVD